The sequence ACCTCGCCGACGTGGTGGTGGCCGCCGCAACCCGGGCGCGTTCCCGCGTGCCTGACATCGAGGTCGCGCTCGACGTGACCTCCGTGTGGATGAGCGGGCGTCCCGCTGCGCTCCAGCGGGCGGTGCTCAACCTCATCGACAACGCCGGCAAGTGGTCCCCCGCTGACCAGCCGATCCAGGTCCGGCTTCGTGCCGAGGGCGCGTCGGCGGTGCTCGAGGTCGACGACGCCGGGCCGGGCATCGACGCAGTCGACGTGCCGCGGGTGTTCGACCGGTTCTACCGTGCCGACAGCGCCCGGGCGCTGCCGGGATCAGGTCTGGGGCTGTCGATCGTGCAGCGGGTCGTCGACGCCCACGCCGGCCGGGTCACCGTCGCCCGGTCCGCACGCGGTGGCGCGCTGCTGCGGATCATCCTTCCGGCCGCCGCCCCGCCCGCTCGGATCACGCGGCTCACCGAGGGGTTGGACACGGTGGCGCGCTGACCCGCTGCGGCACGGCGCCGGGACCGCCACGGCGCGCGGTGCCAGGACCCGCCGCAGCGGGCGGCGCAGGACAAGGGCGGCGGAGGCGGTGACGACCGCCGGGCCATGACAAAGATCCGGGACGGGCAAGAGCCCGCCCCGGATCTCGACTGTGCCGCCGCGCTCACCGTTGCGGCGCGGGCCCCTCCACGAGCGGCCGTTGATCGTCCGGCAGCTCCACCGGTCGGGACAACCGGCTCGGCCACCACATCCGCCGTCCGATCAGCAGGGTGAGGGCGGGCACCAGGACCGACCGCACCAGCAGGGCGTCGAGCAGCACGCCGAAGGCGACCAGGAACCCGACCTCGATCAGCATCACCAGCGGAAGTGTGGCGAGGACCGCGAACGTGGCCGCCAGGACCAGGCCTGCCGAGGTGATGACGCCACCGGTGGCCGACAGGGCCTTCAGCATGCCCTCTCGGGTGCCGAGGCGCACTGTCTCCTCCCGGGCCCGGCTGGCCAGGAAGATGTTGTAGTCGACGCCGAGCGCCACCAGGAACAGGAATGCCAGCAGCGGCACCGAATAGTCGATACCTTTGAACCCGAGGATCGTGTCGAAGACGAACACGCTGCCGCCGAAGGCCGCCGCGAACGAGACGATCACAGTCGCCATCAGGACCAGCGGGGCCACGATCGCGCGGAGCAGCAGCCCGAGGACGATCAGGACGACGGCGAGCACCAGCGGGATCACCCGCTTCTCGTCGCGGGTGGTGGTGACCTCGGTGTCGAGGTTCTCCGCGCTCGGCCCGCCGACGATCGCCTCCGCCCCGTTCACCGCGTGCACAGCGGTGCGCACCCGCTTGATCGTGTCGTACTCCGCGGCGGTGTCCGGCGCGTCGGTCGGGAACACGGAGATGTCGGCCCAGCCTCCGACGGTCTGGCCCGGGACGGCCTCTGCCACGCCGGGAGTGCGCTTGACGACGTCGACCACCCGCTCCTGGTACGCCGGCCGCGTATAGATCGTCATCGGCTGGCCGCCGAGCTCCGGGAAGTGCTGGCGGAGGACGGTGAAGCCGGTGACGGACTCCGGCGCGGACAGGAACTGGTCCTGCTCCCGCAGGGCGCCGGTGTTGCCCACCAGCCCGATGGCGAGCACGCCGAGGACTCCGAGCGAGCCGAGCGTGGCGACCCACCGTCGGCGGCTGATGCCGGTGCCGAGCCGTCCCCACAACCCCGGCTTGTCCTGCACGGCAGTGCTGAACCGCGGGATGGCCGGCCAGAAGATTCGCCTGCCGAGCACCACGAGCATCGCCGGGAACAGCGTCAGCATGGCCACCAGCGCACACAGGATGCCGGCGGCGCCGATCGGGCCCAATCCGCTGGTGCTGTTCAGGTCGGCGACGAGCAGGCAGAGCAGGCCGGCGACCACGGTGGCCGCGGACGCGACGATGGCCGGCGCCGCGCCGCGTAGAGCGTGGACCATCGCGACCCGGACGTTCTCGTGGTGGTGCAGAGTCTCCCGATATCGAGCGATGAGCAACAGCGCGTAGTCCGTGCCGACGCCGAACACCAGGATCGTCAGCAGCGCCGAGTTCTGGTCGTTGACCACGATGCCGAAGCCCTTGACGAGCAGGTAGACGGTCGCCATCGCGGTCAGTGCGGCCGCGCCCACAGCCATGAGCGGGATGAACCACAACACCGGGCTGCGGTAGGTGAGGATAAGCAGGACCGTGACGACGGCGACCGTGGTGAGGAAGACCTGCAGGTCGATGCCGTCGAAGACAGCGTCCATGTCGCCGTCGATCGCGGCCGGGCCGGTCACGTCGAGTTCCAGGCCGGTGGGGCGGTCCTTCACGGCGTCACGCAACGGGCCGACGATGGCCTCCGGTGCGCCGTAGGTCGTGCTCACGTCGAGGGTGAACATCATCGCCTTGCCGTCGGTGGAGAGTCTTGTCGCCGGGCCCTCGTCGTCCTCGCCGGCCGCCGCCTTCGGCGGGTACCGCTCGGCAAGGGTGTTGTAGTGGCGCTCGACCGTCGCGCGGTCGGCGTCGGTCATGCCGCCGGCGCGGTGGTACACGAAGACGAACGTGTTGTCCTCACCGCCGGGGAGGCTGTCCTCCAGCACCGCCACCTTGGTGGACTCGGCGCTGGCCGGCAGGGTGTCCACAGCGCTGTCGGTGGTTACCGAGCTCAACTTCCCGCTCAACGGCACCATGACCGCCGCCAGCGCCAGCCACAAGCCGATCACCAGCCACGGCACCCACCGGCCTGCCAAGCGACCGGGCGGCGCTTCCCTGGGCGGCGCTGCGTTGACTGACATCAATAGCCTCCTGACGGGTTGCATCGCTTGTCTGAGGCCAACTTCGTACCGAGCGAATCTGAGACGACCGTTAATGCGCCGATCAGGCCGGGTGGCCGAACCGGGTGCCGAGCGCACGCACCAGCGCGGAGGTGTCCAGGTCCAGATCCAGATCCTGCGCGGTGGGCAAGGCCCAGGCGACGCAGCCGTCGGGCCGGATCAGCTACGCGTCGACGTCCACACGGTCCGTGCGGGCGGTGACGGTGTTGACCCGTCCGGTCCACGCGGCTGCGGCGTCGCGGACCTCCGCGCGGTCGGCGAGGCCCAGCAGAAGCACCACAGAACCGCGGAGCACTCCGCGGGAAACAGGACGCTGCACTCACTCTGATCCGCAGAACGAGAAGCCGCGGGTGGGGGCAGGTGCAGTTGAGCGCCGTTGTGCGCTATTGGATGCAGTTCAATGCCGTTCAGGACGCCCGGCTGCTCACTCCCCTGCTCCCCCATCCCGGGCCCGTGACCCTGGCGTCGCCCAGGCGCCTTGGGGCTACGTGTCGGCACGTCTTCACCGAGCAGTGGGAGGCCGATGTTTGGCCAACGCGACCGGGTGCCGAGGCGCAGGCGCACGGTCGGTGGCATGAGCGAGCACCTGATCGAGTGCGCGTTCACACGGTTCCCTCGGTGCGAGCCTGGCGTGCCTGAGAAGTTGTTCGACCACCCAGGCCTGCCGGTGCCCGGAAAAGGCAACCACAGCGTGAGCCGAGATGTACTCAACGGCGCCACCGGCCAACTGGCGGAAACCGCTGACCGCCGGCCCGGCACCCCAA comes from Micromonospora vinacea and encodes:
- a CDS encoding MMPL family transporter — encoded protein: MSVNAAPPREAPPGRLAGRWVPWLVIGLWLALAAVMVPLSGKLSSVTTDSAVDTLPASAESTKVAVLEDSLPGGEDNTFVFVYHRAGGMTDADRATVERHYNTLAERYPPKAAAGEDDEGPATRLSTDGKAMMFTLDVSTTYGAPEAIVGPLRDAVKDRPTGLELDVTGPAAIDGDMDAVFDGIDLQVFLTTVAVVTVLLILTYRSPVLWFIPLMAVGAAALTAMATVYLLVKGFGIVVNDQNSALLTILVFGVGTDYALLLIARYRETLHHHENVRVAMVHALRGAAPAIVASAATVVAGLLCLLVADLNSTSGLGPIGAAGILCALVAMLTLFPAMLVVLGRRIFWPAIPRFSTAVQDKPGLWGRLGTGISRRRWVATLGSLGVLGVLAIGLVGNTGALREQDQFLSAPESVTGFTVLRQHFPELGGQPMTIYTRPAYQERVVDVVKRTPGVAEAVPGQTVGGWADISVFPTDAPDTAAEYDTIKRVRTAVHAVNGAEAIVGGPSAENLDTEVTTTRDEKRVIPLVLAVVLIVLGLLLRAIVAPLVLMATVIVSFAAAFGGSVFVFDTILGFKGIDYSVPLLAFLFLVALGVDYNIFLASRAREETVRLGTREGMLKALSATGGVITSAGLVLAATFAVLATLPLVMLIEVGFLVAFGVLLDALLVRSVLVPALTLLIGRRMWWPSRLSRPVELPDDQRPLVEGPAPQR
- a CDS encoding aromatic-ring hydroxylase C-terminal domain-containing protein, which codes for MIRPDGCVAWALPTAQDLDLDLDTSALVRALGTRFGHPA